Proteins encoded within one genomic window of Arachis ipaensis cultivar K30076 chromosome B08, Araip1.1, whole genome shotgun sequence:
- the LOC107614094 gene encoding autophagy-related protein 8C-like — protein MAKSSFKMEHPIERRQAEASRIREKYPDRIPVRFGFCCLYVTVGQFVYVVRKRIKLSPEKAIFIFVKNVLPPTAAMMSAIYEENKDEDGFLYMTYSGENTFGVLI, from the exons ATGGCTAAGAGTTCATTCAAGATGGAACACCCTATTG AAAGGAGACAGGCTGAAGCATCACGCATTAGGGAAAAGTATCCTGATAGAATTCCAGTAAGATTTGGTTTCTGTTGTTTGTATGTG ACTGTCGGTCAGTTCGTGTATGTGGTACGAAAGAGAATCAAACTCAGTCCTGAGAAGGCCATCTTCATTTTTGTCAAGAACGTTTTACCTCCAACAG CGGCTATGATGTCTGCAATATACGAGGAAAATAAGGATGAAGATGGATTCCTGTATATGACTTACAGCGGGGAGAACACATTTGGGGTGCTGATATGA
- the LOC107610352 gene encoding (+)-pulegone reductase-like, translating into MKEEFGYDDGFNYNKEADFDAALSKYFPDGIDVYVDNVGGKMLEAVLNHVNKHARIPLCGMISQYNKVWTERDGVRNLLNMVGKEVRMEGFMIGSHFNRFDDFAKEMKKYIKEGKVKAKHKINIGIESVLDSLNSLFTSSNVGKVIIQFNAQ; encoded by the exons ATGAAAGAGGAATTTGGGTATGATGATGGATTCAACTACAATAAAGAAGCAGATTTTGATGCTGCTTTAAGCAA GTATTTTCCTGATGGTATTGATGTTTATGTGGATAATGTTGGTGGGAAGATGCTTGAAGCTGTTCTTAACCATGTCAACAAGCATGCAAGGATACCACTTTGTGGAATGATATCTCAATATAATAAG GTTTGGACTGAAAGAGATGGCGTTAGGAATCTTCTGAATATGGTAGGCAAGGAAGTGAGAATGGAAGGTTTTATGATTGGTTCGCATTTTAATCGCTTTGATGATTTTGCTAAGGAGATGAAGAAATATATAAAAGAGGGCAAGGTTAAGGCCAAGCATAAAATAAACATTGGTATTGAGAGCGTTTTAGATAGCTTAAATTCCTTATTTACAAGCTCTAATGTTGGAAAAGTCATTATCCAATTTAATGCACAGTGA